GGTAGGGGCGGCCGGCAGCGACCTCCGCGCGAAGCAGCTCCCCCATCCGCGCGATCTGCGGCGCGACGGGTTCGAGCGCCTGCGCCCAGCCGTGGTCGACGAGTTCGGCGAGCGGCCGGGGGCCGCTCATGCGCCGAGTGTCCCGACGATGACGCCGGCCGGCTCGTCGAGCACCTGCCAGACGCTGCCCTCGCCGAACACCGCGAAGCCTTCGTCGGCGACGACGAGCACCGTGCGCTCGTCGATGCCGACGCCGCCGTCGACGAGCCCCGCCTCGGTCGCCGCGATGAGCCGCGACAGGGTGCCCCACTGGACGGCGTGCACGTCGACCGCCAGATCGATGAGCCCGAGCCCCTCGGCGACGGTCACCTCGTCGAGGTCCTCGGCCGCCTCCTCGGGGCACACCGCGACACCGTTGATGCGCCACCCGCCCAGGAGCGCGCGATCCGCGGCGATCATGGCGCCCGCCGAGAAGCCGAGGTACGGGAGGCCGTCGGCGACGAGCAGCCGGATCTCCTCCACGAGCGGGTCGACCGCGGCGAGGTAGGCGGGGGTGAGCCCGCCGCCGATGACGAGCCCGTCGATGGCGGTGAGCACGGAGGCCGGGAACTCCTCCCCGCTCGGGATGATCGAGACGACCGGCTCGCATGCCGCGACCTGCCGGAACGACTCCGGGTACCCGCTGCGGTACTCGGCCGACGGCGAACCGTCGTCCACCACGATGAGCACCGCGATGCGCGGCACCATGCGCCCGCTTCCCGCGGCGCGTGCGGCAGCCTCGGCGAGAAACGCGGAGGTGACCTCGGGATCGCCCTCCGGGGACCATCCGCCGCCCACCAGATGCACGCTCACGAGACCGCCTCGGCGGGGTAGGCGACCGGGCCGGCCGAGCTCCACGGGAACATGATCCACCGGTCGGTGCGCCGCCAGGTGTAGTACGGCTCGTGCACGGTCCCCGGCTTGGAGTAGAGGCACACGGTGCGCACCTCGCCGCCGCCCGCCTGCAGCAGTTGCAGCACGAGGTCGAGCGTGCGGCCGGAGTCGGCGACGTCGTCGGCGAGCAGGATGCGCTTGCCGGCGAGCGACTCGCGGTCGAGGGTCGGGGGCAGCACGACCGGCTCATCGAGGCGCGACTCGACGCCCGTGTAGAACTCGACGTTGAGGGTGCCGATCATCTTCACGTCGAGCGCATAGCCGAGGGCGCCCGCGAGCGGAAGCCCGCCTCGGGCGATGCCGACGATCGCGTCGGGACGGAAGCCGTCGCCCGCGATCGCCTCGGCGAGCTCCCGCGATGCCCGCCCGAACAGCCCCCAGTCCAGAATCTCGCGCTCGTCGTCCGTCATGGCACCACGGTAGCGAGCCCGCGCAGCACTAGCATCCGAGAATGCCTACCCGTGGCGCCAGCGTCGGCGCGATCACCTTCTCCCTCGTCGGCTTCCTGTTCCTCGTCGAGCTCACGAGCGGCATCCTGCAGGGCTTCTACGTGCCCCTCATCCCGGATCTCGTCGACCACCTCGGCATCAAGGACGGCGACTTCAACTGGTTCGAGGCGGCGCAGCTGCTGCTGTCGGCGATCGTGGTGCCGATCTTCGCGAAGCTCGGCGACATGTTCGGCCACAAGCGGATGCTGCTCATCACGACCGCGCTCACCGCGGGCGCCACCTGGTGGCTCGCGACGACGACGACCTTCACGACCTTCCTGCTGGCCTGGGCGCTGCAGGCGTTCTACGTGGTGTGGCTGCCCCTCGAGGTGGCGCTCATCTTCGACCGCGGGCGACGCACCGGTCGCGGAGCCTCCCAGACCCGTCGCTCGGCGGGCTTCCTCGTGGTGGCGCTCGAGGTGGGCGCCATCGTCGGTGCGCTCGGGGCGAGCCGGGTGCTGGCGGCCTTCGGCGGGGACATCATGCTCACGCTCTTCGTGCCCGCGGTCGTCGTGTCGCTCGTGTTCTTCGCGATCCTCTTCGGGGTGCCGGAGTCGGAGCCGCTTCCGGGGCGGCGTCTCGACGGCATCGGCTTCCTCCTGCTGTCGGTGGGGCTCGTCGTCATCATGGTCGGGCTCGGCTGGATCCGGCTCGACAGCTCGGCCGCGGGCGTGCTCGCGACCGTGGGCCTCATCGTGATCGGACTCGGGGTGCTCGTCGGCTTCGGCGTCTGGGAGCTGCGGCATCCCGATCCCGCGATCGATCTGCGCGTCATGAGGCAGCCGACGATGTGGCCCGTGCTCGTCACGGCGGGACTGTTCGGCATCAGCGTGCTCGGCGCGCAGGCGCCGCTCGCGACCTACGCGGGCACCGACCCCTCGGTGGGCTACGGTCTCGGGCTCGACACCGACGCCCGCTCGAACCTCATCGGGGTGTATCTCGTGTCGATGATCGTCGGCGCGCTCGCCTTCGCGGCCGTGTCGCGACGTCTCGCCCCGCGGTTCTCGCTCATCCTCGCGACCGCATTCGTGGCGCTCGGTTACCTGCTGTTCCTGCCGTTCCACCTCGAGACCTGGCAGGTGGTCGCCAACATGGCGATCGCCGGCATCGGATCCGGTGCGCTCGTCGCAGCCCTCCCGGCGGCGGCCGCGGCGGCGGCTCCGCGCGGGCAGACCGGCGTGGCGTCGGGCATGACCAACACCACCAAGACGATCGGCGGCGCCTTCGCCTCCGCGATCTTCGGCGTCGTGCTCGTGACGGGCGCCTCCGAGGTGGCCGGCACGGTCGCACCGCTCGCCGGCTACCTGACGGTGTGGGCGATCTGCGGCGGCGGCGCACTCGTGGCGATGGTGCTGCTGTTCTTCGTGCCCAAGCTCGCCTTCGCCGACGTCGAGCCCGAGACGCCCGCCGAACCGGGGACCGCCGCGGAGCTCAGCTCCGCGGCGTGAGCGGGCCGCGGTGGATCGTGCGCACCGCCGACTGCGCGACCGGCTTGATGGTCACCAGGTCGAGGTTCACGTGCGCGGGCAGCTCGGCGGCGTGCACGATCGCCTCGGCGATGTCCTCGGCGACGAGCGGGTTCACGACGTCCGCGTACACGGCGTCCGCGGCCGCCGCATCCCCGCGGTAGCGCACGAGCGAGAAGTCGGTCTTCACCATGCCGGGCGCGATCTCGATCACCCGCAGCGGCTCGCCGCCGAGTTCGAGCCGCAGCACCGCCATGAGCGCGTGCTCGGCGTGCTTGGCGGCGTTGTAGCCGCCCCCGCCCGGATACACGACGTGGCCGGCGATCGAGGTGACGGCGAGGATGTCGGCGACGCCGCGGTCCCGAGAGCCGGTGCGCAGCGCCGGCAGCAGGGCCGCGATGACACGCTGCGTGCCGAGCACGTTGGTCTCGAACATGACGCGCCAGTCCTCGGGGTCGCCGTCCTCGATCGACTCCGCGCCGACCGCGCCGCCCGCGTTGTTGACGAGGGCGTGCAGGGTGTCGCCGACCTCGGCGCGCAGCCGCGCCACGTCGGCGGCATCCGTCACGTCGGCGACGATCGGGGTGAGCACGCCCTCGGCCTCGAGCGCCGCGAGCCGGTCGGCGCGGCGTGCGACGCCGATCACCTCCCAGCCGTGGGCGGCGAACAAGCGGGCCGTCGCCTCCCCGATCCCGGAACTCGCCCCTGTCACGACCACGCGATACGCCATGCCCCCACGTTATGCGATGGGAGAAGTGCATAACGCTGCAGCGTTGTGCAGACGGCTACTCGGCGGAGGGGATCTCGTAACCGCGGTCGACGCGCTTCGGGAGCACGAAGACCAGGGCGAAGGCGGCGACCGCGAAGATCGCCGAGACGAGCATCGCGTGCGCGGCGCTCTCGGCGAACGACGAGGCGACATCCGTCGGCCCCGAGATGTCGAGGGTGCCGAAGAACACCGAGCCGATCACCGCGATGCCGATCGCCGAGCCGATGCGCTGCATCGTGCCGATGACCCCGGATGCCGCACCCGCCTCCGCGCGGTCCACCGTCGCGACGATGAACTGCGCGTTGGGCGCGATGAACAGGCCCGATCCGATGCCCGCGACGGCGAGCGGCGCGAGCAGCTCCCAGTTCGTGAGGTCGGCGGCCGGAACCAGCAGCAGCACGAGCCACACCGCGATGAGCCCGAGCGACACGAGCCCGGTGCCGATCACGAGCGCGGTGCGACCGAAGCGGTGCGCGATCCGGTCGCTCTGCGAGGCGCCGACGATCGAACCGAGGGCGAACGGGATCGACACGAGCCCGGACTCGAGCGCGGTGTGGCCGAGGCCCGCCTGCCAGAGGATCGAGATCGTGAAGAAGATGCTCGTGAACGCCGCGAAGTAGACGAGCGCGAGCACGACGCCGCCCGTGAAGGCCGGGTGGCTGAACAGGTGCGGGGGCACGAGCGGCGTGGTGCGGCCGCGGCGGGTGAGGAGCACCTCCCACAGCGCGAACAGCACGATGAGCACGACACCGCCGGCGAGCGACAGCCAGGTCCACAGCGGCCAGTCCTGGTCCTGGCCTTCGATGAGCGGCACGAGGATCGCCACGAGACCGCCGCCCAGCAGCAGGAATCCGAACCAGTCGGCGCCCTTGGCATCCGCGCCCTCGGCGCCCGAGGGGAGGATGAGGATCGCGGCGATCACCGCGAGCACGCCGAACGGCAGGTTGACGAAGAAGATCGAACGCCATCCCTCCGCGTCGCCGAGCGCCTCGATGAGCAGGCCGCCGACGATCGGGCCGAGTGCGGTCGAGACGCCGATCGCGGCCCCCATGATGGCGAACGCCGTGCCGCGCACGCGCCCCGGGAACATGAGCTGGATGAGCGCGGTGACGGGCGGGAAGAACATGCCGCCGAACAGCCCCTGGGCGACGCGCGCGATCACCAGGTGGCCGCCGTCCGCCGCGATGCCGCAGAACAGGCTCGCGACCGTGAAGCCCGTGAGGCCCACGATGAACACCCATTTGTGCCCGAAGCGGTCGCCGATGCGGCCCGCGGGGATGAGCACGAGTCCGTAGGCGAGGGCGTAGCCGGCGATGATCCAGGAGAGGGTGGCCTCGTCGGCGCTGAGGCTCGTGCGGATGGTGGGGAGTGCGACGTTGACGATCGTCGTGTCGAGCATGCCCATCGCGACGCCGAGGATGAGCACGGCGAAGGCGAGCCAGGCCTTCCGCGGCACGGCGGGGACCGTGGCGGGGGCGACGGGGGTGTCGGTCATGAGGGGTCCTTTCTCGTGAGCTCGTCGGCGATGAGCTCGGGGAGTCGGCGGGTGAGCTGCTCGTGCCAGTCGACCTCGGCGCGCAGCCGGTGGATCGTGTGCTGGAGCACGAACAGCTCCATGGGGGTCAGGTAGATGCGGATGCGCTCGATGGTGGCCTCGCGCTCGGCGATGCGACCGCGCAGCTCGACGAGGCGGGCCTTGATGTGCTCGGGCAGCTCGTCGAGGCGGTCGCGGTCGAGGCGCGAGAGCGCGAGATCGACGGGGTCGGGCCGCAGGACGACCTCATGGAGGGTCTCGACCCGCAGCCGCGCGAGTTCGGCACGGCCGGCGGGGGTCGCCCGCCAGACCTGGCGCTCCGGGTACGCGCCGTCGCGTTCCGTGCGCGCCTCCTCGATGAGGCCGTCGGCCGCGAGGCGTTTGAGCGCGCCGTAGAGCGCGCCGACCGAGATGTCGGTCCACAGCTGCACGTGCTCCTGCTCGGCGAGGCGCCGCAGCTGGTGACCGTGCATCTCACCCTCGTCGACGAGCGCGCCGAGGATGTAGAGGCGGATGGACGACATGGCACTACTCTCGCACGAGTAGTCAATCAAGAGCAAGCTTGCCGCCGCCGACGATGTGACGCCCCATGTCGAGACGGATTGCCGCCCTTCGAGGCCCGACGTATCGTTCCGCAGGGAGCGGGCGCACGCCCGGCCCACACCCGAATCGCCGAGCGAGGAGCATCCATGTCGGACTGGAAGTTCGAGACCAAGCAGATCCACTCGGGCGCCGCCCCCGACCCGGTCACCAATGCGCGGGCCACCCCGATCTACAAGACCACCTCGTACGTGTTCAACAACGCGGACCACGCGAAGAACCTCTTCGCGCTCGCCGAGTTCGGCAACATCTACACCCGCATCCAGAACCCGACCCAGGCGGTCGTCGAGGAGCGCGTCGCGGCGCTCGAAGGCGGCACCGCCGCCCTGCTGGTCGCCTCCGGCCAGGCGGCCGAGACCTTCGCGGTGCTCAACATCGCGCAGGCCGGCGACCACATCGTCTCGTCGAGCTCGATCTACGGCGGCACCTACAACCTCTTCAAGTACACGCTCGCCAAGCTCGGCATCGAGACGACCTTCGTCGAGAACCAGGACGACGCCGAGGAGTGGCGCGCGGCGGTCCGCCCCAACACGAAGCTCTTCTTCGCGGAGACGGTCGGCAACCCCAAGATCAACGTGCTCGACATCGAGCTCGTCGCCGAGGTCGCCCACGAGAACCGCGTGCCGCTCATCGTGGACAACACGATCGCGACCCCGTACCTCATCCGGCCCTTCGAGCACGGCGCCGACATCGTCGTGCACTCGGCCACCAAGTTCCTCGGCGGCCACGGCACGGTCATCGGCGGCGTGATCGTCGACGGCGGAACCTTCGAGTGGTCGAAGAACGTCGACAAGTTCCCCGGCCTCACCGAGCCCGACCCCTCGTACCACGGCGCCAGCTACACGACCGTGCTCGGCGACGGGATCGCCTACATCATCAAGGCGCGCGTGCAGCTGCTGCGCGACCTCGGTGCCGCGATCTCGCCCGACAGCGCCTTCTCGCTCATCCAGGGCATCGAGACCCTGTCGATCCGGGTGGAGCGCCACGTGCAGAACGCCCAGGAGATCGCGGAGTGGCTCGAGAACCACCCGGATGTCGCCTCGGTCAACTACTCGGGCCTCCCCTCGAGCCCCTGGTACGCCGCAGCCAACAAGTACGCCCCGAAGGGCGTCGGTGCGGTGCTCTCCTTCGAGCTCAAGGGGGGCGTCGACGCGGGCCGCACCCTCGTCGACAACGTGAGCCTGTTCAGCCACCTCGCCAACATCGGCGACGTGCGCAGCCTCATCATCCACCCCGCGTCGACCACGCACTCGCAGCTCACGCCCGAGCAGCAGCTCACCGCCGGCGTCACCCCCGGCCTCGTGCGCCTCTCGGTCGGGCTCGAGAACATCGACGACCTCAAGGCCGACCTGCAGTCCGGCTTCGACGCGGCACGCCGCGTCGTCGCCGCCAACGCCAACGCATAAGGCCGCACAGCACGACAGCGCCCCGCCGGGTACCCGGCGGGGCGCTGTCGTTCCGCCGGCCGGAAAGGCCGCCGGCGCCGCGGCCACGGTAACGCTCTGCGCTCCACGCTCCGGCGCGCGCGTGTAACACAGTCGATCGGCGCGGAAGAATGGGCGGGATGGACTGGCAGACACTCGAAGACGCGGTGCCCTCCGCGTTCGTCACCGAGTCCAACCGGCGCGCCATCTCGGCGAAGCCGCCCGCCTCCGGCGCCTGGCGGATCGGCGACGACCCCGGTGACCGCCTGTTCGAGCAGCTCGGCCCCCTCGAGTTCGAGCGCGGGGGAACGCTCCCGGCCGTCACGATCGCCTACGAGACCTGGGGCACCCTCAACGCGGCGGGCGACAACGCCGTGCTCGTCCTGCACGCCCTCACCGGCGACAGCCACCTCGTCGGCCCGCCCGGCAACGGCCATCCCACCGCCGGCTGGTGGTCGGGGCTCGTCGGCGCGGGCAAGGTGCTCGATCCCGAGCGCTGGTTCGTCGTCGCGCCCAACATGCTCGGCGGCTGCCAGGGCTCGACCGGACCGGCATCGGTCGCGCCCGACGGCGTCGAGTGGGGTTCGCGCTTCCCCTACCTCACCATCCGCGACCAGGTCGAGGCGCAGCGGCGGCTGAGCGATGCGCTCGGCATCCGGCGCTGGGCGGCCGTCATCGGCGGGTCGATGGGCGGCATGCAGAGCCTCGAGTGGGCGATCACCCATCCGGAGCGGGTGGAGCGGTTCGCCGTGCTCGCGGCTCCCCCGTTCTCCTCCGCCGACCAGATCGCGCTCAACTCCGTGCAGTCGGAGGCCATCCGCATGGATCCCGCCTTCGCCGGCGGCGACTACTACAACGCGGAGGACGGCGAGGGTCCGCATGCGGGCCTCGCGCTCGCGCGGCGGATGGCGCTGCTCAACTACCGCTCCCCCACCGAGCTCGACGACCGCTTCGCCCGCAGCTGGCAGAGCGGGATCAATCCCATGGGGGGCGGCGGCCGCTTCGCGGTCGAGAGCTACCTCGACTTCCACGGCAACAAATTCACCCGACGCTTCGACGCCAACAGCTACCTCGTGCTCGTGGACGCCATGAACTCGCACGACGTCGGGCGCGATCGCGACGGGGTGAGCGCCGCCCTCGCCCGTGCGACGGGGCTCGGGCTCGTGCTCGGCGTCGACTCCGATCGGCTGTTCCCGGTGCCCGGTCAGCAGATCATCGCGCGCGGCATCCCGAACAGCCTGAGCGGTCCCGAGCCCGTCGTGATCTCCTCCCCGTTCGGCCATGACGCCTTCCTCATCGAGAATGCGCTCGTGAGCGCGGAGCTCGAACGGCTGCTCGAGGCCTGATCGCGGCACGGCTCGGGCGTGGCACCCCCGTTCGGGGGATCGGGCATGCCACGATGGGTCCGAGGAGGCCCCGGTCACCCGCGGGGTGGAGTGCGCGATGGATCTGATCGCCAAGGAACGCGACCGCGTGCTGCAACGCGCTGCGCGCATCTACGGCCTGAGCTTCACCGCCGTCGCCGCCGCCTGCTACGTGCTCCCCGGCGCCGTCGACGGCCCGCTCGCCCTGTGGGGCGGGATCGGCCTGCTCCTCGTGCTCGCGGGAAGCCAATTCGCCCTCGGGGTCTCCCGGAACCCGGTCTGGATCATCGTCCCGCTCGCCGCAGGACTCGGCGTCGTGGCCCTCGCGACCGCGGGCGGCTCCGCGGCGGTCGGCGAGGGCGGGATGACGGCGCTGCAGCTGCTGCTGTCGGGAGCGCTCGCCTCGGTCGCGATCGTCCTCACCGGGACGGTCGGTCGCGTGCTGAGCCTCGGGCTCGCCTTCGTCGGCGTCACCGCCGTCTCCCTCTGGCTCACCTCCGCCTCGCAGGAGCCGCTGCGCACCGGCGCGCTGCTGCTGCTCGGCTGGATCCTCACCGCGGCGATCGGCATGTGGGTGTCGGGCGGGGTACCGCAGGTGAGCAAGCGCATCGCGAGCATCGGCCGCGCCCACCGCGCCGAGCGCCAGGCGAGCGAGCTCGAGGCGCAACGTCGGCAGTCCGCGCGGCTGCTGCACGACACCGTGCTCGCCACCCTCACCCTGCTCGCCCACTCCGGCGTCGGGGTCACCCCCGAGGCGCTGCGCCAGCAGGCCGCCGACGATGCGCGCCTGCTCCGCCAGTTGCGGCTCGGCTCGACCCCCAACCCGCAGTCGTCGGGCAGCTACCAGCTCGGCTCCGGCGGCGAGTCGGAGCCGGTGCTCGGACGCACCCTCGAATCCGTGAAACAGCGCTTCGGGCGGATGGGGCTCGAGGTGAGCTGGCACGGCACCGGGCAGGTGCTGCTGCCGAGCGAAGTGCTCGACGCCTTCCTCCTCGCCCTCGCCGAATGCCTCGAGAACGTGCGCCGCCACTCGGGGGTGACCCAGGCCCACGTCACCATCACCGACGACGACACCACGGTCCGCGCGATGGTGACCGACGCGGGCGTCGGTTTCGACATCGCCGACATCGACGAGGCGAAGCTCGGCTTCGCGGAGTCGGTCGTGGCGCGGCTGCGGGATGTGGGAGGCAACGCGCGGCTGTTCTCGTCCCCCGGCGCGGGCACCACGGTCGTGCTGGAGGTGCCCCGATGACGGCAGGGCTCCCCGAGGAGAACACCCTCGGCATCATCGTCGGCAACGCCGCGCGTGCCGTGTCCAAGACGGCGCGCAAACTGGGTCACGCGGGCGCGCGCCCCAGCCTCGGCGGCTCCTTCCTGGCGCTCGGCGCCGACATCCTCGTCGTGCTGCGCGCGGTCTACGGGCTCAGCTGGTTCATTCTGCTGTGGGATCGCTACCCGCTCCCCGGAGCCGCCGCGAGCGCCTGGGGGGTGCTGATCGTGGTGATCGTCGGCACCATCATCGGCACCCGCCTCGGCGGGGACCGGATGCCGACCTGGGCCTTCATCCTCGTGCTCGGCGGACTCGCGACGACGGTCGCCCTCGACTTCGTCGCCGTCTGGGATCTCGGCGACCCCGGACGCACCCTCACCGCGGCGACCGCGGCGGGCATGGCGCTGCTGCTCGTGGTGACCCAGCGCGGCGCGGCGGAGGTGCTGACCGCGGCCGGCGTGCTCGGCGTCGCCCTCGCGGTCGCGATGTTCCTCGACACCCCGCCGGGAACCCCCTTCGACGCGGACCATCTCGCACCGCTGCTGTCGGTCGTCGCCTTCGCCGTGCTGCCCGCCGTCATCGGCGTCGTCGTCGTGAGCGGGTACCGGCGGATGGTGCAGCTCGAGCTCGACCGGGTGCTCGTGCAGAGCAACGTGTCGGCCCCCCGCTTCGCCGTCGGCATGCTCGCCTCCGAGGAGCTCGCACGCCTCGACCTCGCGGCGGAGCGCCTCCTCGACTCGATCGCCACCAAGAAGACCGCGCTGCCTCTCACGCCGAAGACGGCCTCGATCGCCGCATCGCTCGCGACCGAGTTGCGGCTGCACCTCATCGAGGGCCGCCGTGAGACCTGGCTGTACCACGCGATCAGCGAATCCGAGATGCTCGGCAAGTCGGTCACGCTCGTCGACAAGTCGGCACTCGCCGGCCTCCTCGACCCCGCCCAGCGCGACGGCCTGCTCTCGACGGCCTGGCTGCTCGTGAGCGACACCCGCAAGAAGACCAACCCGAACCGCGCCGTCACGGTGCAGATCGGTCCCGTCGCGCCCGCGACGACCCCGCGCACCGACCGCAAGATCCTCGTGCCGATCGCGATCACGAGCACCGGTATCCGCCGCAATCGTGTCGATCCGTCGATCTGGGCCGCACTCGGTCGGGTCGGGCGCTACTCTGACTCCACCGAGGGTGGAAGTCTGCGTGTCGACATCGAGGCGCTCGTCGACAACCCCGCCGACGTCTGACCCCCCAGCCACCGAAGGAGAGGCGCCCATGGCAGCCCCCATCCGACTCGCCGTCGTCGATGACCACCGCATGATCCTGAGCGGACTCGCCAACTGGATCCGCAGCGCGACGGACGAGATCGACGTGGTCGCCGAGCTCTCCAGCTGGCCCGAGCTGCTCACGCACCCGAGCTTCCCCGTCGACGTGGTGCTGCTCGACCTCGACCTCAAGGACAACATCCCCGTCGCCGTGAAGATCTCGGCCCTCAAGGCGAGTTCGGTGCGCGTCGTGCTCATGAGCACGTACTCGGAGCCCAACGTCGTGCGCGAGGCGCTCGCCGCCGGCGCGCTCGGCTACCTCGTGAAGACGGAGGATGCCGAGATGATCGTCGAGGCGATCCGCGCCGCGTCGCAGGGCGAGAGCTTCGTCTCCGCAGAGCTCGACCTCGCGATCAACGCGGCCGACATCGGCGGGGCGCCGAAGCTCTCCGCTCAGGAGCGCCGGGTGATGGCGCTCTACGGCGGCGGCGAGCCGGTCAAGGCGGTCGCCTACCAGCTGGGCATCTCCGAGGAGACGGCCAAGAGCTACCTCAAGCGCATCCGGGAGAAGTACCGGGTGGCCGGCATCGACGTGGGCACCAAGGTCGCGCTGCGACGCCGCGCCATCCAGGACGGCATCCTCATCCAGGACACCCCCACCGGCTCCTTCTGACCCCGGGCCCATGGCGCGGCTGGAGCCGCGACCCTGCGGCGGGAGAAACGCCCCCCGCTACGCGGTCACGGCTCCCGCTGCGCCACGAACCGGACGGCTCGTGATCCAGGCGCCGGTCGCGGCGATGAGGATGCCGGGGGCGCACAGCACGAGGCCCAGCCAGGTGGGCGCGAGGTAGCCCCAGCCCGCCGCGATGACCGCGCCGCCGAGGAACGCCCCGAGGGCGTTCCCGATGTTGAGCGCGGAGTGGTTGACCGCGGCGGCGAGCGTCTGGCTGTCGCCCGCGACATCCATGAGACGGGTCTGGATGGTCGGCGAGAGGGCCGAGGCCGCGACCCCCACTCCGAACAGGAAGCCGAACAGACCCGCCGGATGCTGCGCGGTGAGCGCCAGTCCGACGAGCATGAGCGCGAACACCCCGAAGCTGAGGAACAGCGCCCGGAGCACGCCGCGGTCGGCCGCCCAGCCGCCGATGATGTTGCCGACCGTCATGCCGACTCCGAGCGTCACGAGCGCCCACGGCACGATGGCGGCGGGCAGTCCGGTCACCTCCGTCGTGAGCGGGGCGACATAGCTGTAGACGGCGAAGAACCCGGCGAATCCGATCGAGCCGGTGAGCAGCGCGAGCCACACGGCGGGGCGCCGGAAGGCCCCGAGTTCGCGGCGCGGGGTGGCCTCGGGGTCGCCGGGCTGGATCGGAACCGTGAGGCGGATGGCGACGACCGCGGCGGCGAAGATCGCCGCGACGACGAGATAGGCGGCCCGCCATCCGGCGTTCTGCCCCAGCGCGGTGATGAGCGGCACGCCGACGACGTTCGCGATCGTGAGACCCGAGAGCACGAGCGCCACGCCCTGACCGCGCTTGCCGGGTCCCATCAGCCGGGCGGCCACGAGTGCGGCGATGCCGAAGTACGCGCCGTGCGGGAGCGCCGCGATGAACCGGAACATCACCACGAGGGCGAAGGTCGGGGCGAGCGCCGAG
The Protaetiibacter larvae DNA segment above includes these coding regions:
- a CDS encoding bifunctional o-acetylhomoserine/o-acetylserine sulfhydrylase, translated to MSDWKFETKQIHSGAAPDPVTNARATPIYKTTSYVFNNADHAKNLFALAEFGNIYTRIQNPTQAVVEERVAALEGGTAALLVASGQAAETFAVLNIAQAGDHIVSSSSIYGGTYNLFKYTLAKLGIETTFVENQDDAEEWRAAVRPNTKLFFAETVGNPKINVLDIELVAEVAHENRVPLIVDNTIATPYLIRPFEHGADIVVHSATKFLGGHGTVIGGVIVDGGTFEWSKNVDKFPGLTEPDPSYHGASYTTVLGDGIAYIIKARVQLLRDLGAAISPDSAFSLIQGIETLSIRVERHVQNAQEIAEWLENHPDVASVNYSGLPSSPWYAAANKYAPKGVGAVLSFELKGGVDAGRTLVDNVSLFSHLANIGDVRSLIIHPASTTHSQLTPEQQLTAGVTPGLVRLSVGLENIDDLKADLQSGFDAARRVVAANANA
- a CDS encoding MFS transporter yields the protein MPTRGASVGAITFSLVGFLFLVELTSGILQGFYVPLIPDLVDHLGIKDGDFNWFEAAQLLLSAIVVPIFAKLGDMFGHKRMLLITTALTAGATWWLATTTTFTTFLLAWALQAFYVVWLPLEVALIFDRGRRTGRGASQTRRSAGFLVVALEVGAIVGALGASRVLAAFGGDIMLTLFVPAVVVSLVFFAILFGVPESEPLPGRRLDGIGFLLLSVGLVVIMVGLGWIRLDSSAAGVLATVGLIVIGLGVLVGFGVWELRHPDPAIDLRVMRQPTMWPVLVTAGLFGISVLGAQAPLATYAGTDPSVGYGLGLDTDARSNLIGVYLVSMIVGALAFAAVSRRLAPRFSLILATAFVALGYLLFLPFHLETWQVVANMAIAGIGSGALVAALPAAAAAAAPRGQTGVASGMTNTTKTIGGAFASAIFGVVLVTGASEVAGTVAPLAGYLTVWAICGGGALVAMVLLFFVPKLAFADVEPETPAEPGTAAELSSAA
- a CDS encoding MFS transporter, which gives rise to MTDTPVAPATVPAVPRKAWLAFAVLILGVAMGMLDTTIVNVALPTIRTSLSADEATLSWIIAGYALAYGLVLIPAGRIGDRFGHKWVFIVGLTGFTVASLFCGIAADGGHLVIARVAQGLFGGMFFPPVTALIQLMFPGRVRGTAFAIMGAAIGVSTALGPIVGGLLIEALGDAEGWRSIFFVNLPFGVLAVIAAILILPSGAEGADAKGADWFGFLLLGGGLVAILVPLIEGQDQDWPLWTWLSLAGGVVLIVLFALWEVLLTRRGRTTPLVPPHLFSHPAFTGGVVLALVYFAAFTSIFFTISILWQAGLGHTALESGLVSIPFALGSIVGASQSDRIAHRFGRTALVIGTGLVSLGLIAVWLVLLLVPAADLTNWELLAPLAVAGIGSGLFIAPNAQFIVATVDRAEAGAASGVIGTMQRIGSAIGIAVIGSVFFGTLDISGPTDVASSFAESAAHAMLVSAIFAVAAFALVFVLPKRVDRGYEIPSAE
- a CDS encoding phosphoribosyltransferase, with product MTDDEREILDWGLFGRASRELAEAIAGDGFRPDAIVGIARGGLPLAGALGYALDVKMIGTLNVEFYTGVESRLDEPVVLPPTLDRESLAGKRILLADDVADSGRTLDLVLQLLQAGGGEVRTVCLYSKPGTVHEPYYTWRRTDRWIMFPWSSAGPVAYPAEAVS
- a CDS encoding PadR family transcriptional regulator — encoded protein: MSSIRLYILGALVDEGEMHGHQLRRLAEQEHVQLWTDISVGALYGALKRLAADGLIEEARTERDGAYPERQVWRATPAGRAELARLRVETLHEVVLRPDPVDLALSRLDRDRLDELPEHIKARLVELRGRIAEREATIERIRIYLTPMELFVLQHTIHRLRAEVDWHEQLTRRLPELIADELTRKDPS
- the metX gene encoding homoserine O-acetyltransferase MetX, giving the protein MDWQTLEDAVPSAFVTESNRRAISAKPPASGAWRIGDDPGDRLFEQLGPLEFERGGTLPAVTIAYETWGTLNAAGDNAVLVLHALTGDSHLVGPPGNGHPTAGWWSGLVGAGKVLDPERWFVVAPNMLGGCQGSTGPASVAPDGVEWGSRFPYLTIRDQVEAQRRLSDALGIRRWAAVIGGSMGGMQSLEWAITHPERVERFAVLAAPPFSSADQIALNSVQSEAIRMDPAFAGGDYYNAEDGEGPHAGLALARRMALLNYRSPTELDDRFARSWQSGINPMGGGGRFAVESYLDFHGNKFTRRFDANSYLVLVDAMNSHDVGRDRDGVSAALARATGLGLVLGVDSDRLFPVPGQQIIARGIPNSLSGPEPVVISSPFGHDAFLIENALVSAELERLLEA
- a CDS encoding Type 1 glutamine amidotransferase-like domain-containing protein; this translates as MSVHLVGGGWSPEGDPEVTSAFLAEAAARAAGSGRMVPRIAVLIVVDDGSPSAEYRSGYPESFRQVAACEPVVSIIPSGEEFPASVLTAIDGLVIGGGLTPAYLAAVDPLVEEIRLLVADGLPYLGFSAGAMIAADRALLGGWRINGVAVCPEEAAEDLDEVTVAEGLGLIDLAVDVHAVQWGTLSRLIAATEAGLVDGGVGIDERTVLVVADEGFAVFGEGSVWQVLDEPAGVIVGTLGA
- a CDS encoding SDR family oxidoreductase; the encoded protein is MAYRVVVTGASSGIGEATARLFAAHGWEVIGVARRADRLAALEAEGVLTPIVADVTDAADVARLRAEVGDTLHALVNNAGGAVGAESIEDGDPEDWRVMFETNVLGTQRVIAALLPALRTGSRDRGVADILAVTSIAGHVVYPGGGGYNAAKHAEHALMAVLRLELGGEPLRVIEIAPGMVKTDFSLVRYRGDAAAADAVYADVVNPLVAEDIAEAIVHAAELPAHVNLDLVTIKPVAQSAVRTIHRGPLTPRS